The Candidatus Latescibacter sp. genome contains the following window.
CGCGAAGCGGCAACAAGTTCGGCATGACACGGTTCGCTGATAGAAAACACCCCTAATAAGTGAACTCTTTTTGAGGTGAACTAAAAATCTCATAATTTCGCTTGATTTTTTTCATTTTTAGTATATATTATCAACCGTTTAAAATACATTACGTTTGCAAGGTGCTTGTATAAACATTTCTGAACGGCGTACATGGAGAATAATTCCTCAGTCAAATTGTGGAAAAGTGTTTGTATCGCCTGTGAACCCGAATTCGAGGATCTGGTAAGTACTCTGATCTTCGAGTCCGGGTTTTCCGGTTTAGAGGAACGGAACGAATCCGGTTCCTTCCGGTTCAAAGCGTATTATCCTCTGTCGTTTTCTCCTGATCCCCTCGATACTTTACGAGAACTGCTGGAAACAACCTTCGGAAAGGATGCGGGAAAGAGAGTCAGCATTTACGCGGTCGAAACCATTCCCGGCGAAGACTGGGAAAAAGGCTGGCGTGCAGGTCTCGGGGCTGTGGAAACGGGAAAGCGGCTGGTTATTCGTCCCTCCTGGGTAAATTACTGCACTATTGATGAACGCATCGAGATCATCATCGATCCTAAAATGGCCTTCGGGACAGGAAGCCATGCCACTACCTTTCTCTGCCTTGAAGCTCTGGAGCGGTTGAATATAGCCGGACGGAGTGTGATCGATGCGGGCTGCGGATCGGGAGTACTCTCCATTGCGGCGGCGAAACTGGGGGCTTCACGGGTTTTCGCGTTCGACAACGATCCATTTTCGGTGGATAACGCCTGTGAAAATGTCCTGATCAACGGAATGCAGGATGTGGTTCAGGTGGAGCTTGCCGACCTCGAAAAGATTAGTTCGACAAGCTCACTAACACTAAAACCAGCCGACCTGGTTCTTGCCAATATAATCTATCACGTTCTGGTACGGCAGCTTCCTCTCTTCCGCTCATTTATGAATCCCGGAGGGGAAATTGTTTTTTCCGGTCTTCTATCCGGGCAGGAAACGCCTTTTCTGGAAAATATGCAAAAAGAAGGCTTCCATATCCTCTCCGTTTCTCATCGCGAGGAATGGATAGCGGTCATTGCCAATTTACTCTTGAATTCTCCGACGGAAAATCCTATACTATGTGAATAAATCCATATACAATGAACAGGCGCAAAACAGGCGCCGTCTGTTTGCCACCATCATTCATGCGGAGGGAACATGTTACGCCCGAAAAAAAGAATCGCCATTGCAGTAACCGTACTCCTGGCATTGTTATTAGCCGCCTTTAGTTCCGGCGCGCAGAACAAGCCCGCCGGAACGGCAAAAGTGGGGGACCACGGTATTCTCCACAAGGGAATGAAGACAACGGAGCATCCGGTAACTCCCAGCCCGGCCGAACAGAAGAAAAAAGAAGTCGCCGAGCGCCTGGACACCTCCAAACTCCTTTATACCGGCAAGGTGGTGGTGGACACCGACCCCAAAATGCTTACCCCCATGGAGAGCGTGGCAAAGTTTGCCGGGAAGGACTATATCATCGCCAAGACACCCCCGACAGTGGAATTTGCCGTGGTTCCGGTAGAACCTATGTGGCTCGGAGATTCGCCGGTGAAATCCAAGTCCAAGATCAGCAATGAACCCGGCCCCTGGTCGAACTGGTGT
Protein-coding sequences here:
- the prmA gene encoding 50S ribosomal protein L11 methyltransferase, which encodes MENNSSVKLWKSVCIACEPEFEDLVSTLIFESGFSGLEERNESGSFRFKAYYPLSFSPDPLDTLRELLETTFGKDAGKRVSIYAVETIPGEDWEKGWRAGLGAVETGKRLVIRPSWVNYCTIDERIEIIIDPKMAFGTGSHATTFLCLEALERLNIAGRSVIDAGCGSGVLSIAAAKLGASRVFAFDNDPFSVDNACENVLINGMQDVVQVELADLEKISSTSSLTLKPADLVLANIIYHVLVRQLPLFRSFMNPGGEIVFSGLLSGQETPFLENMQKEGFHILSVSHREEWIAVIANLLLNSPTENPILCE